aatcttagatgagccacaccacaagaaacaacggtaattgaatgcccaccaatagaatttcttgtgggccacaaaagagttggatcaagcttatatttatgttttcccttatctatgtatgtgtgaccttatcaacaggttggatggcaaataaacataacgatGGCCCTATGTAGTCtttaatggtgtacattcaatcatcactgtttcctgtgatgtgacccacccgagatttggatttgcctcattttttggcccaagccCTGAAACGAGATTGCagaactgatggacagtgtggatatatcaatacataaggtgggccccattgtcacGGCCTCATTGAATCGGGCggattcaaaagcaagaaaaaagaagaagcttgtAACCCTAGCAACCGGAGAGAGGCGCACGgcaattggagagagagagagagagagagagagagagagagattggagctGATTGCAGGTAGGCTGTTGGTGCATTTCtccccctttctctcttttcaaaaatctgaatGTTgggcctgtaagtcacttacagggaagtgacttctcacccccaccCCCCTCTGCAGTTTCCTGGAAGATTtgcttgtaagtgacttacaggtgaatttcctcccccaaacaccacctgtaagtgacttccctgtaagtcacattttacccaacttacaggcatccaaacaggcccttaggcaaAATTGGGAGCTTGGCTTTGGAGGGTGGCTGGTGTTATGGATGAGGCACTGAATATGTGTAGAGGCAATCTCATTTCATTTGTGTATGTGGACCAATGTGAATGAGATTGCTGATCATCATGCAAAGGCTGGCATGAGTGAATATCTATTTTTATTGAGCCTTTTATTTGTATGTTTGAGTAGCCTTGTCTAGTTCTCAGCTTTGTACTTGCGCTGTTTGTGTCTTAGCCCCTCTTTTTATATCATAATTCTCTCTTTTTGCTAATAATATCCTAAGTTATCCATTCATAGAAAAAAAAGACGATCATTCATACAACCTTTATTTTATGATCTTAAGTTCAATCACAAGTTTACAAAGTGAATAGGTCTTCCAGGTGATTCAAAGAATTTGAACGCTTAGTCTTTCTCCATCCATATTTGTATGGGAACCCCGGAGACATCCCGTGAGCCATGCCCGGACCGCATCCTGGACGACATTGGTGGTGCCTTCGGGATGGGCGCAGTTGGCGGGTCTGCCTTCCACTTCATAAAGGGTGTGTACAACTCCCCCAGGGGTGAGCGCCTTCTTGGTGGTTCACAGGCTGTTCGAATGAATGCTCCCCGTGTTGGCGGTAGCTTCGCTGTGTGGGGTGGGCTCTTCTCAGCCTTTGACTGCACTATGGTCTATGTCCGCCAGAAGGAGGACCCATGGAACTCCATCATCGCTGGTGCCGCGACTGGCGGCTTCCTCCAGATGCGCCAGGGCCCTGGCCCTGCTGCGCGGTCTGCTGTCTTTGGCGGGGTCCTCCTTGCCCTTATTGAGGGTGCCGGAATCATGCTCAACAAAGTTCTCAGCGCACCCCAGAACTTCCCCATGGAAGAGCCGGTACCAAACATGGCCGGTGGCGGTGCTGGGTTCCCGACAATGGGGTCGATGCAGGGTCCAACTGTCTCACAGGTGCCTGAGGGGTCTGGGGAagggtcatcgtcatcatcttcttGGTTTGGAGGGTTTTTTGGTagtgagaagaagaaagaggcaGCAACAAGTGGCAGCAAGACGGAGATCTTGGAAAGCTTTGATACGCCGAGCACGCCGATCCCCTCTTTTGAATACAAGTGATATGCTCATTTCCATGAGCTATAGGTAAAGTTACTTTTCTGTTGGCCTCATTATCTGCAATATATTTTCTTTATATTCTATGATAACTTCGCAAGGGAAGTATGGGTTTCTATTATTTCTTTACTAATTTGGAGATTTTATTTGAGGCTGTAAAATTTGCAATTTTCTTACATGCGCGGTGTTGTTTAGCCGTGTTCTTTGTTCAAACAATCATTTGTTGATTGGAGATGTGGAGAATTTCCTACTAGTTAGGATCTTTTTCCATGTTGATTTGTTTCTTAAAGTTTTGCTAACTATGCATCCATTTATAGCTTGGCTGCCCATATGCACGAACATGGCATGCATCTGTAGATGAGCAGTTCATCAGGTGGGCGGCAATGGCCCCACTGCATAAATGGCCTTGCCCAAGGATCAGGTTGTTCAACTCATTGGGTGGGGCCACAATATCTGAAGCATTGTTCATATAAAAAAATTGCTCTGTTGCTGTTTTTTCAGACGTGCACCCTTGTGCAAGTAACCTTCTGCGCACCCTAATAACAGCCGTGTGATTCCTTGGAGAGCTGAGATTCATCAGGTGAGCCTGGTTGACAGCTGCAATATCCTACATGTGTGCAATGTGGGCACATCTGGTGGCTTATATGGAGTCTGGGCTGTTCGCATGCATGGAATTAGAAAACCTTTTTTTCCCCCTAATTTTTTGTTAGTTAACCTTTTGTCTGTGCGGTTTTTGGACCTGCTTTGAAATAGTGGAAAGGGAAGGGAGAGATGAGTTTGGTGTGCTTCTGTTACGCAGTTGATTGCAAAATGCACGAATCTGGTTCAGTCTGTTGACCCTTTCATGTCAAAACAAACCCAATGTTTATACATGGCCAAGATGAATTATGAGCCACATTTTAGTAGTCAGCAACTAAATGGTATTGAAAATCTCTCTTTTCTGATTTGCTTTACATTTCTGAATGGAAAGGGCATTATTACCTGATTGGTGACCCAAGAAGAGGAACTTTGACTTGCTATCAGATGACCATGATTAGTGGAAGGCACCATGGAACCATGCAGGCTTTTCCTCGTAAACTCAACGATAGAAAAACAGGTCTTAGGTAGGGAGATTAATCCATGAAAATTTTGATTAGAAGAGGTTCAGGAAAGTTAAGAAAATTGCAACCCACTACAGCATAGGCCTTGCAACTTGGTTTTCAGGTCAACATGAACCTGTTTGACCCAACCCAAGTGCCGGTCAGGTTGTCAAAGtccttgggttgggttcaggttggaaaatgccaaccaATTTGAGCAAATGTGGgctgggtttgggttgagcaaattcaggtcgGATTGGGAACAATCTCATGTATTTGGGtcgggtcggattgggtcaagcaCAGAGGAATACTTATGTGGTACGTTGCATGCATCTTTGTGAAATGGGTTTCCAGTTAGAACATGTGGTGCACATAGTTTGGTAATGTGGACCATCTGTGTGTTGTGCCCCATTGTAGATGCACCAATACCAAAATTTTTCCTTATATAGACAATAGCCTTTCTTcatgcaaatagatggttaagaagtgAAATACAGTTGGGCAATTAGGATTGTACATTCAGTTTAGTGTTTGGGTTATGACCCATCTGTATTGGGGCCACTATCTGGATGATTTAGAGGTATGAATATGCAACTCATACAATTATGCACATGTGCTAGGGGTATCACATTTTGCCAAGGTATACaacttttccttttcatttcttgaaAATATCAACAGAAATCTGGATTCCTGATGAATTAGAATGTGAGTAGTGTCATGATGCATCAATTTTGTTGAAGTGGGACCCGTTGtatgttgatccagaccattggtcttaTGGGACCCACCCGAGAATAGTGAAGAACTCTTcaaaattggatgatcctagccatcctttCTTTATCTCCTTTTAGTGACCGTTGTGCTTTACTCTTAATTGTTCACTTTTAGCACACTGATATAAGGGCTACAGATTCCTAATCTAGTGAAAATTTTGGGGACACTTCCATATACAGTAGGGCCCCTATGATCAATGGTCAATCTCACCAAACTATTGGACCCATTTATAAAGACTAATGGTGCAGCTGGACACTATTTATGTTCTGATGCATCAAGATAGTATTTATACACTGGATGCATGTGATTATTTATTAGAGAAAAACATCGAAACATGGCAGAGCATGATGATTGACACATAGGCACTATGACATTGTAGACGTGTCATCCAAATAACTCAAACTAAGCCGTTGAAATGGTGAgccccactttagatggatcataaatCGATGTTAACCCTAATTTGATCACTTAACTAGTTGATTGGTGGAAATTCTTTGATCAGTTTAAGGGCCCTCTTATTGCCGGAGGAGATTCCGTACGAGCAATTGCATGGGCTTTGGGGGAGTCTTTATCCCCTCGGAACCATGCCTATGTCTTACATGACAGAATGCACTGTCACTCATCACATATCACTTTTAGTCTCATCCCCGGAGAAGCCAATTGCATCAAGGATTCTCTTGCAAGGGAAGGAGTTCAAAGCGATATTCTTTGTATAGACAACAATCACTGTGATCATGTATTCTCTAttgttttcatttccttttttctttttataaaattttatatccaCAAAAGGTAATAATCTTGACAGATTTGATCTCATTCCAATATCAAACATCCATCAAAGAGGCTGCAATTATGCGATCCATTGCACTGGGGGGCAGGGGCACATATCGGGGCAATCTAACTGTTGGATGTTCCTTCCGTGATTAGATTATCCAGATCTACTGTCTGAACTAACCAATGGTTCTGATCTAATGGTCATTGGGTTTGGTGAGTTCTAGCTTTCAGCTAGAGGACCTTTGAGTGTGACTCCTATCTCAGTTTTTTCTCTATTATTTCTTGTGTGAggattgactctctctctctctctctctctctctctctctctctctctctacacaaaTCTCTATTTCAGGACACAGATCTCTATTTTCTGCAGATAGTTTCTTTATGAATTTGTTTGCATCTCTAGGCCATCTTTTTATACAGAACAATCTCCAGCGTCAGGAGAGGGAGGCGGTCTGGAGTGGATTTTGCTTGCCAAAGAGGAGATCTAACACATTCATTTTGCCCACCAGATCAAAGCTAGATGGATTATCTTCACATCAGAGCTTGGTCATCTTGTCTATTGTtgttttgatgatccaaactttTATTGATTATCTTTGAAACATTGATGTTAAAGATCCAAAAGAAAGATGCACGATTTCTGTCAATTAGAGCATCGTATCACATACCTCTCAGAAAAATGGTTTCAGAGGTGGTTGTTGAAGTTTTAGAGTAGTTGTACACTTGTCCTTGTATCCAATTACAAAAATGGGAGGTTCTAGAGTGGGATGCAAGTATCTTTTCGCTGTGGGTGCTAAAAAAGATCCAACGAATGGTCACAAAAATCATCGTATCCTTTAATCATCTACACAGCTATTTCCCAAGATCCAGCAGCAAATAAAACATTCTTACTTATTATTGAGGTCCTTGTTCAGATCATTCTGTTGATCATCTTTTCTGTGTGTGGCATGGGGGCCCTGGAGGTGTCCTTGGAAAGAGGAAATGGAGATCCCTCTTGCTTGCTGTTGTCTGGGCTATATGGGCTGAGAGAAACAATCGCTGATTTAGGAATAGAAGCGTTTTCTCAACGGTTGTTTTCTCCTGAGTCCTCTTATTGTTCAGAAACTGGGCTCCTTGACTGTTTTCTCTTCCGGGTCTTTTGGGGGCTTTTTCTCTGGGGGTCTTTCCAGACATGGGTCTGGCTGTTGTGTTTTGGTTTTTAGTCTAGGTTTCCTTCTAGtctgtttctaggtttttcttttttcttgtttttttgtcttgttttccttttctcttcctGTTTGTATCGTTTCTGTTAGGTCCCCTTTTTTTCTAGGTTTGGGGGCTTTTCTCATCCGGGTCTTTTGGGGGCTTTTTCTCTGGGGGTCTTTCCAGACATGGGTCTGGCTGTTGTGTTTTGGTTTTTAGTCTTTTAGGTTTCCTTCTAGtctgtttctaggtttttcttgtttttttctcttgttttccttttctcttcctGTTTGTATAGTTTCTGTTAggtcacaccccccccccccctcttttctctgttttcttttgtttctgtTCTCTGTATCTTTTTCTGCTTCAATAAAgtttctcatctttcaaaaaaaaagaaaaagagaagaggaTGTTCCTTGAAAGCTAGCATAGGCTGGACATGGTTGATGAAAATTTGGCTGATTTAACATAAACACCTCAGCTAGGCTAAAATCTATTGCAAAAAGATAATCATTGTTTTTGCTTAGACTCGACAAGACAACAAACAACATTCTTTTTTCAAATAAATTGGAAATATTTGGTGTTAAACATAAAATTGGCCAAATCAATGTTCGGGGGCCACTTGGTTGGTGGGTGCTGATTCCCTCATGGGCTTTCTTCCATTTCACCACCACTCTCGAGTGTTAGGAAATACCTCCTAGAAATGCAGTGAATTGCTCTGATTTTTCTGGCTGTTGAAAAGTTTGGAGGACGCCATCTCATACTGTTTATAAAATTATGCAGGGTGGTGATCTCCTAGGAGTTGATCTGTAAATAACATCCATGAGAGCTCATCCCACATGATGTgtacatgacatccaacccatccatcagatgcatcacctcatgaaacctctagggcccaaaatcaacctgatccaaagctcaagtgggccacaacaaagggaaCAAAGTGGGAgggaacacccacccttgattttcactggggcccacctgagttgcaaaacagcctgattttttgcatgacccttcattTAAGCTAGATGAAGGGTATGCATGTCCTGCATTGCATATACGCAACACGAGCCATGAGTTCTTAAACAATTCTCACGGGTTTCAAGAGAACCAGTTCCTAggagattttttcttttcttcccttttttttttgaaaaaaaagttaTTCAAAGAAATATGCCAAAAGCCAACACAAACCTACAACCCAAACACACTATACAAGAAGCCTGTATCACAGGCCTTCGGGCAAGAGGCCCATCCCAACACCTCATACTTAACCTTCATAGGCCTAATATTTTGAAAACACCAACTGTTCCTTTCCCCCCAAATAACCCATAGGACTGCCATAAAGACCTACCATCAGACACTTCTACCTGGTTTCCCAACCCCTCCTCTGTGCCAAGCTAAAAAGGAACTCTTCTGTTGCCTCCAACATTACCAAGGCCATTTTGAAACTCAAGGAACCCTCCCCACACTTTTTGAGTAGAAgggcaatgaatgaagaggtgattgACGGATTCCACATTTTCCATACACGTTATGCAAATGTTGGAAAATACCAATGATCTCTTTTGAAGATTGTCAATAGTCAGCACCTTCTTTCTCCCCACTAGCCAAATGAATATACCTTGGGAGTGCCATAGAACCAATCTTGTACGTGTGATTTTCACTCCCCCATAGGGGTCTTTCGGAGCACCTTGGAAAAAAAGCGGACAGAGAACCAGCCCAACTTGTCCATTTTCCACACCATAGAATCCTTCTTCCCCAAGACTGAAGTGCAACCTTGGAGCTTTTCCAGAAGCCTTACAATTCTCCACTTACTCCAGCAAGTTCCTACGTCAAGGAGGCAACTGAACCACGGCCCTCTAGGAGAAAATTTTCCAGTCATGTAAATCAAACCTGACAAATTGTCTGTGAATGGTCCATAATTTTCTCTCAATTAATTGGAGTTGCAATTTCAGATCTAGAGTTCCATTCAACCAAGGAGGCTAGATATGCTGCTTTTTGACTTTAGAGTGAAGATATCAGGGCCTGACTGTTTTTTGTTACTTCTAGGAGTTTTTGGATATCCGCAGAAGCAGCGTCATGAATGATGCATCTCTTGTATTAAATTTGCACCAGTCCTCAGTTAGTCAAAACCTTAATTGGGAATATTTTGTTATTTGGGCATTctgtttaaatttaaaaaaaagggtgaCTAGTGTTTGCAAACTCTTCCCCAAATTTTAGTGGCGTGTCAGAAGGGTTTTGGGTCATTCGGTTGATTCTGATTGGATAACAGATTCTTGATGGGGACCGAACCTTAGCCCTTTTAAGAACACCCTGAGAACAAAACttacaataataataatctaaaatcTAATATTAGATAGGCCGATCCATCTGAAAATAATGCTAACTGGACTAATGGAGGAATCTTGTAATTATGCATAAAGAGATCTGGACTTGAATCACAAGCGTAACTTTGATTACTCTCCCTAGATACATGAGTAATTTGAATGTCCATACTGCTTCATGAAATCCAAAATCTGGCCCCATTAACTCAAGATCATCCAAGGCAAGTGTTCTCGTTTGAGCCCCAGGTTAACCAAAAGCTTTGAATAATAATAGGATTTATGATCGCTTTTGAAACACAGGTAAAACTAACAAGAACATGTTTGCGAAAAACAACCTTCTCTCCAATGGATAGCAGCATGCCCTTCCATCAGCTAACCTTGTTAGAGATTTTTTCAACCAGGGTGTTGAAAATGGCCTTTTCGAGTCACTTTGAGCAGAAAGGAATGAGAGGATAGGAAAAATTTGAGGATTGGAAAAATTCTGTCTGGAGAAACTTGTAACCATAGAGTTTGTTCAAACTCTAGCAGTTTACGCTTT
This DNA window, taken from Magnolia sinica isolate HGM2019 chromosome 14, MsV1, whole genome shotgun sequence, encodes the following:
- the LOC131224865 gene encoding mitochondrial import inner membrane translocase subunit TIM17-2; this encodes MGTPETSREPCPDRILDDIGGAFGMGAVGGSAFHFIKGVYNSPRGERLLGGSQAVRMNAPRVGGSFAVWGGLFSAFDCTMVYVRQKEDPWNSIIAGAATGGFLQMRQGPGPAARSAVFGGVLLALIEGAGIMLNKVLSAPQNFPMEEPVPNMAGGGAGFPTMGSMQGPTVSQVPEGSGEGSSSSSSWFGGFFGSEKKKEAATSGSKTEILESFDTPSTPIPSFEYK